The nucleotide sequence CGGGCATCAACTTTTTCGTCCGGGGAATCTTTGGATTCAACGAAAACCGCATCCTCTACAAAGATGACCTTCCCTTTGCCGCCGACTACCAGAAGAATCAGGGTAAACCGCTGGGGGCACAACTCAGCGGCGTGGAACTTACCGGCACCGGGTACTACACTTCCGTCGATGACATTCACAACAACGTGTCGGCCATCGACGTGAGCCGGCTCAATGTGGGGGACTACAAGTACCTGGATTTCAACGGCGACGGTAAAATTACAAGTCTTGACAAGTACCCCATTCGCGGCTCCGACTACGCGCCACTCACGTATTCGTTCTCTTCGGGATTCTCCTACAAAAAGTTCGATTTCAACTTCCTCTTCACGGGTAACATCGGCAAGTACGTTGAATTCAACCAACCCTACGAAGTAGAGTTTATCAAAGGCGACTGGCGGGTACACGCCTCGCAACTCGACTACTGGACGCCCACCAATGGTGCGACTAACCACGCCACGCTGCATTACTCAGCGGGTGGTAGTACCGAAAACCTTTTCTGGGGTGGAGGTGAAGCCGACCGGGGTTTTGACATCATGGTCGAGAACCGCTTCTGGCGCAATGCCGACTACCTGCGGTTGAAGGAGGTTTATGCGGCCTACACCTTCAATTCCAAAACCCTGAAAAGAGTGTTGGGAACCAATAACCTGCTCTTCTTCGTGACCGCCAACAACCTCTGGACCAAAACCAGGCTGATCGAAGGCGACCCTGAGCGCAAGGACTTCAACCAGGGCTTTTATCCCCAAATGACCGCAATCAAATTTGCCGTTCGGGCCTTATTCTAAACATGACTCCTATGAAAATCAAAAAATTAAGTACGCTGTTACTGGCTTCAGCGCTGGTAACCGTACTCATGGCAGCCTGTAAAGAGGACTTTCTGGACAAATCGCCGGAATCGGGGCTGGATACCGAGGAAGTGTTCAGTAAGTACGACAACTTCAAGCGGTTTTTCGATACCATTTACGAAGGCACCAAACTGGATGGTACCACTTGGCGGGACTACAATATCAAGACCGCTTTTTCGCTCTACTTCAATTTTTGGGATCAAAAATACACCCTGGAATCACTCACCGACATGAGTGATATGGGCCGGTCGATGGACGCGCAGGTCGTCAAAGCGGGTTCAGTTTCGGCGGTAATTAACAAGATGACCTACGATCAGGCCCGGCGACCCGTCCTGGGGTCAATGTTTCAGATTATCCGTATCTGTAATATGTCGTTGGCCAACATCGATAAGTTGACGGGTGTGAACGCCGAGGATATCAACGATTTCAAAGGGCAGTCACATTTTATCCGTGCCTTTGCCCATTTCACACTGTTCCGGCTTTGGGGCGCCATGCCGTACCTAACCACCGTAATTGGCCCTGACGACCAGTGGGATGTTGCCCGGCTGTCCAAGCGCGAGACCCTGCTGCGGATCGCGGCGGATATGGACTCAGCGGCCACTTTCTTCGCAAAGGCCGACCTGATGCGCCGCGACCCAGGTCCTGGCGTGGCGGGTCACCTGAATAGTCCCAATCAGTTCCGGCCCGGCGGCGTCGCGGCCAAAGCCATGAAAGGACGCGCGCTACTGTATGCCGCCAGTCCGCTTAACAACGAACAGGGGATTAAGGACTGGGAAGCAGCCGCCGCTGCCAACTGGGAGGCTATCAAAATCGCCGAGAGCTTCGGCTTCGATCTGCTGTCCCTGGCCGACTATAAGAAAAACTACATCGGTACCACCTATTCCAACGAACAGCTTTGGGCCTGGTACGCTGGTACCAAAACGTACAATACCGGTGATTTGGCAGGCTTAAATAACGGAATATTTGGCGCTTCGAAGACCAGTTTCTCCGGCGAATCACCCACGCAGAATACTGTGGACAAGTTCGAAACCAAGTGGGGGGAACCCCTCAATACGGCCGCTGACCGGCAGGCCGCTATTGCTGCAGGGCACTACAACGACCAAGACCCTTACGCAAACCGCGACCCCCGCTTCTATATCGATATCATTTATAATACGGCACCGGTGCCGGGCTATGGCAAAGCCCAGATCTATTACGAAACCGTCAATGGGGCTGCCAACTATGGCCAGTTGCTGGATCAATCCTACGCCGGAATCACCAAGACGGGCTACTACCTGCGTAAGACCTGGGGCGAGCAGAGTGTCAACAACAAGACTACGCCCCAGTACACCGATCCGATCATCCGATTGGGCGAATTGTATCTCAACTACGCCGAAGCCGCCAACGAAGCCTACGGTCCCAACGGTATGGCACCCGGCGCGAGCATGACAGCCCTTCAGGCCCTCAACAAAATCAGGAAACGGGCGGAAATGCCTGACGTATTGGACGCTTATACAGGTTCAAAGGATGCACTCCGGGAGCGCATCAAGAACGAGCGGACGATCGAACTGTGCTTCGAAGGGTCACACTACTACCACGACATCCGTCGCTGGAAGGACGCCCCGGAAGTGATGACGAGTACGCTCATCGGGATGGACATCGAGAAAGTTCCGGTTAGCAAGACCTACCCTACCGGCTTCAAGTATATCCGGCAGCCTTTGCCAGCGACGCGTCAGGTGAAGTGGAAAGACGCCATGTACTACTTTCCGTTCAATACCGACGACACGTACAAAATGAAAAACTTTACTCCCAACGTCGTTTGGTAGTCCCAACTCTCTAAACAGACCATCATGAGATTAATTTTCCCGTACACTCTGCGTTGTGTGTTGGCACTGCTGGTACTTTGCCTCGGAGCGACTTCCGAACTCAGCGCCCAGAACAACGCAAAAAAAGCCAAGCCCGTTACTATCAGTCTGAAAGTAACCGACGAACAGGGCAACCCCATTCCTAACGCTGCCGTTGTGGTAGGTGAAGGCAACATTCATGCTGAAACGGATGAAACAGGTACCTTCTCCTTCCAGGCATTGCCTGAGAACTTCGTTACGGTCAGTTCCTATGGCTTCCACAAGTCAGTTTCATTGGTAGGTACCCTGGTAGCCAACAATGTGCTGGAGCTTAAAAGGTCCAAGCTGTTCAACACTTCGGAGGATGAGGTACCCCTACCCTTTATGGATTTCAAACGGCGCAAACTCTCGGGTGCCTATAGCGTACTGCGAACCTCCGATTTGGAAAAATATCCCACTAATGACCTGCGGAATGCTTTTACCGGACTGGTACCTGGCCTCGAAGTTATCGAGCGCGATGGTTCAACGGGACTGAATGCCGAGGAAGAACTGGGAAATTTTCGGGTAACTGAGAAAATCAGCCTCGCCACCCGGGGGCGCAGTCCGATTTTCATCATAGACGACGTCCCAACCGACATCACCGAGATGCCCCTCGACCCGCAGGAAATTGAATCGGTCACGGTTATTAAAGATATTGTAGGTAAAGCCATGCTCGGTCCCCGGGGTGCGGACGGCATCATTTACATCAAGACCAAGCGCGGCAAGGCCAACGAGCGCGTCCTAACCGTCAACGCCGAGCAGGGCGTCAGCCGGGTAGACCGTTTTCCTGGCTGGGCCTCCGGGGCCGATTACGCCCGGCTGAACAACCAGGCCCGCACGAATAGCGGCCTGGCGCCTTTGTACGACGATACGGCCATTAGCGAATATGCCAAAAACGATCCGTACAGTTTCAAGTACCCCAGCGTGGATTTCCGGCAGTTGATGCTGAAAGATTCCAAATCGTTCCGCCGGGTCAACCTTTCCTCAACGGGCGGTAACGAAACCGTGCAGTATGGCGCGTACCTGGGCTACAACGGGGAGGGCGACATTTTCAACTTGGGCAAGATATCGGATTACAACCGTATCAACGTCCGTTCGAACATCGACGTTAAAATAAATGATTTGATTAAAGTGAAAGTCGATTTCTTCGGAGGCCTGAACATCCGCCGTTCACCCAACTACGGCTATAATTCTAACTTCACCAGCGACGATGGCAATGTTAACACGGCCCTTGATCTGGTCGAATTCAACTCAGCCATCGGCGATATTACCGACACGCCGCCCATCGCTTTCCCGATCTACGCGGCCTTCGGCGACAACGCTCAGGCTCCCTGGTATGCGGTGAGTGCCAATACCGCTTACCGCGACAATCCCATCGGGAATCTGGTCCACAATGGCTACTACAATGAAACCGGACGCACAGGGGCATCCAATCTGACGTTCGATTATGATTTGAAGGAAGTTATACCGGGTTTGAAATCCAAAACCTTCGTGGGCTTCAACATTTTCAACAGTGTACGTATCGGCAAGGCTGAAAACTACATCGCCTACATCGTCACACCGGGCGTAACCGCTTCGGGTGCCGATACGATCAGCCTTTCCAAGGTACACGACGGAACCGACCTGGCCGAGCAAGCCAAGCTCCACGATTACTACTCGCAACGTTTCGTGGTATACGAAAATCTGAGCTACGAAAAGCAATGGGGCAATCATGATGTCCAGGTTGGGGCAACCTATTACTTGGGTAAGGTATCCAAAAACGGTATCGAGGAACCCCAGCGCCAGCAAAATGCCGTAATGACGGGCGTTTATTCATTGAAAGACAAGTACTTTGTGCAGGGTGTGCTCAACTACGCAGGTACCTATAGTTTTGCCAAGAGTAAGCGCTACGCCATGTTTCCGTCGGCGGGCTTGGGCTGGGTGATTTCGGAAGAAAGCTTTCTCTCGAATGTAAAAGCGATCAACTATCTAAAACTCCGCGCTGAGGCGGGTATCATAGGTTACGAAAGCTTCCTGACGCCTTTCCTCTACCTGGATCGCTGGGGCGTCAATTCTTCGGGTTCAGCCTTTGGCCCCTACTCTACCAACCAGTGGTTTGGCACCAACACCGACAACGCCGTGTACCGTACCACCGCCAATCGCATTGGCAATCCCGACCTGACCTGGGAAAAGCGCAAGGAAGTCAGCATTGGCCTGGATGCTTTGCTCTTTAACCGTAAGATATCGGTTGAAGCCAATTACTACAACAATCTTCGCGATGGCATGGTGAGCCAATTGTTCAACACCGTTCCCTATACGGCAGGAATCTCTAACGCCCGGCCCTGGTTCAACTACAACAAAATCAGGTACTACGGGTTGGAAACGTCTCTCCAGTATACAGACAAAATCGGGGCCTTGCGGTTTTCGATCGGGGCCAATGCCACGGTGCAGAACAGCAAAATCCTGAAATTCGATCAGCCCAACTATCGCTTCGATTACCAGTCGCGCATCGGTCAGCCCGTCGACGCCTACTACGGTCAGACCTACCTGGGTAAATTTGCCAGTGATGCCGAAACCCAGGCCGTACCCCAGATTTATGACGAGACGCTGCAACAAGGCGACCTCAAGTACCTGGATAAAAACGGCGATGGCGTCGTGGACGACAACGATCAAAGTCAGATCGGCCACACCACGCCCCGTCTCTTCTACGGGCTTAACCTGCGCCTCGGCTACCGGAATTTCGATCTGACGGTCATTGGTGCCGGACGGGCGGGTTACGATATTCCTATGACCAACAAGTACTTCTGGAACGGCTGGGGCGACAATAATTTCTCCAACTTCACCCGCGACAACATCGGCGGAGACTATCCCCGCCTGACCTACTACAAAGTGAATAACAACTTTGTGGCATCGGATTTCTGGTTGAAAAGCGGTGGTTTCTTCAAGGTTCAAAACGTGGAACTGGCCTACACCGTCCCCCTGAGCGCGGGCAATCTCATGGGTATTCGCGGCCTGCGGGTATATGTGCGCGGGGCCAACCTGCTGACACTTTCCAAAATCAAAGATGTCGATCCCGAATCCATTAACTCGGGTGTGACGGTCAATCCCTTGTTCAGGACTTTTTCCACGGGTCTTAAACTTACTTTTTAACGTAACTCGCTATGAAATCAATGTATAAGAGTGCACGAAGCACCGCTTTCCTTCTTCTGATTGGTACATTGCTGGCTTCCTGCGTCGATTATCTCGACCCCTACCCCAATGGCAATCGCGATTCGGAAGATCTCTGGCAGTATCAGGACATGGTGCAGGGCCTGGTGGGTCAATGCTACGACTTCATGCCCCGCAACTACAACGACAACGAAGGGGTGTACCTCGACGGTGCCTCCGACGATGTAGTCATCACCAGTACTACCAACAACATAACGCGCCTGGCGGTCGGTTCTTTACCTACCAGCCAGGACCCCTTCCGCACTTACTGGGACCGCGACTACCGGGCCATTTATTCGGTCAATCTGTTCCTGAAAGACCGCCGGGGCTACAACACCCGTTTCCTGGTCGATATCCATTTGGACAGCTTGGTCAAGAATCGCTTACAGGGCGAAGCCTTTGCGCTGCGGGCCTGGTTTCAGTGGGATTTGTTACAAAAATTTGGCGGCAAAGGCATGGACGGCCAGATGTTGGGGTACCCCATCGTGCTCGAACCGGTCGATATTGGAAAGGAAGTCAACTTTGCCCGCAGCCCCTACGACGAATGCGTGAAGCAGATTCTGGCCGATTGCGATTCTGCCTACAAGTACCTGCCTATCGCCCACCGTGACTTCCTGGTACCCAACATCAACGACCGCGCCTACGCCGGCGCAAGGTACTGGGGCCGCTTCGACGGCATCACCACGCGGGCTATCAAGGCCCAGGTGTACCTGACCTGGGCAAGTCCCCGGTTCAATCCCGGCAATGACCTGACCCGCTGGGACATGGCCGCGAAGTATGCCAAGGAAGTGATGGACTTCAAAATGAACACCGACGCTGTGAGCAAGGGCTTTACCAAAAACAAGGCCGTCAACTGGTTCGATCCCAATTTTCCGGGTATAATTTTCAGCTCACGTTACCAGAACGCCAACGACGCCATGGAGAGGATGTTCTACCCGGGAGGCTTCCAGGGTACCGGCTCGGTGGGTGCCACGCAGGAACTGGTCGATGCGTTTCCGATGAAGAACGGCTACCCGATCACCGATCCCAAAAGCGGATACGATCCTACCAAGCCTTACGAAAACCGCGATCCACGTTTTTACAGCACCATCTTCTACAATAATGCCAAAGCGGTGAAGATCAATACGTCCAACGTCATGTATACGTTCGAGAACTGGCTCAATGGCAAAGATGCCGCCGGTCCACCCGTAAACAGCCGCACCAATTACCATATCAAAAAGATGGTTTTCATGGGCCTCAACTTCTCTGACAACTCCATCAACCGGCAGCCGCACGCCAAGTTCTTCCTTCGCTGGTCGCACATGGTACTGGCCTTTGCTGAGGCAGCCAATCAGGTGGAAGGGCCCAACGGTAGCAAGTACGGCCTTTCGGCCAAGGAGGCCATGGGGTACCTTCGCTCCCGCGACACACCCGACGGAGGGAAAGGATTCACCACTGACCCCTACCTGACCGAAGTAGCCGATGCCGGGAAAGCGGCCTTTACGGAGTTCATCCATAACGAACGTCGGCTCGAACTTTGTTTCGAGGGGCAGCGCTTTTATGACCTGCGCCGCTGGTCTACCAGCCTGGATGTCCTCAACAAACCGGTACACATGGCCCGAATCACTAAAAATGACGACAACAC is from Salmonirosea aquatica and encodes:
- a CDS encoding SusC/RagA family TonB-linked outer membrane protein, giving the protein MRLIFPYTLRCVLALLVLCLGATSELSAQNNAKKAKPVTISLKVTDEQGNPIPNAAVVVGEGNIHAETDETGTFSFQALPENFVTVSSYGFHKSVSLVGTLVANNVLELKRSKLFNTSEDEVPLPFMDFKRRKLSGAYSVLRTSDLEKYPTNDLRNAFTGLVPGLEVIERDGSTGLNAEEELGNFRVTEKISLATRGRSPIFIIDDVPTDITEMPLDPQEIESVTVIKDIVGKAMLGPRGADGIIYIKTKRGKANERVLTVNAEQGVSRVDRFPGWASGADYARLNNQARTNSGLAPLYDDTAISEYAKNDPYSFKYPSVDFRQLMLKDSKSFRRVNLSSTGGNETVQYGAYLGYNGEGDIFNLGKISDYNRINVRSNIDVKINDLIKVKVDFFGGLNIRRSPNYGYNSNFTSDDGNVNTALDLVEFNSAIGDITDTPPIAFPIYAAFGDNAQAPWYAVSANTAYRDNPIGNLVHNGYYNETGRTGASNLTFDYDLKEVIPGLKSKTFVGFNIFNSVRIGKAENYIAYIVTPGVTASGADTISLSKVHDGTDLAEQAKLHDYYSQRFVVYENLSYEKQWGNHDVQVGATYYLGKVSKNGIEEPQRQQNAVMTGVYSLKDKYFVQGVLNYAGTYSFAKSKRYAMFPSAGLGWVISEESFLSNVKAINYLKLRAEAGIIGYESFLTPFLYLDRWGVNSSGSAFGPYSTNQWFGTNTDNAVYRTTANRIGNPDLTWEKRKEVSIGLDALLFNRKISVEANYYNNLRDGMVSQLFNTVPYTAGISNARPWFNYNKIRYYGLETSLQYTDKIGALRFSIGANATVQNSKILKFDQPNYRFDYQSRIGQPVDAYYGQTYLGKFASDAETQAVPQIYDETLQQGDLKYLDKNGDGVVDDNDQSQIGHTTPRLFYGLNLRLGYRNFDLTVIGAGRAGYDIPMTNKYFWNGWGDNNFSNFTRDNIGGDYPRLTYYKVNNNFVASDFWLKSGGFFKVQNVELAYTVPLSAGNLMGIRGLRVYVRGANLLTLSKIKDVDPESINSGVTVNPLFRTFSTGLKLTF
- a CDS encoding RagB/SusD family nutrient uptake outer membrane protein, translated to MKSMYKSARSTAFLLLIGTLLASCVDYLDPYPNGNRDSEDLWQYQDMVQGLVGQCYDFMPRNYNDNEGVYLDGASDDVVITSTTNNITRLAVGSLPTSQDPFRTYWDRDYRAIYSVNLFLKDRRGYNTRFLVDIHLDSLVKNRLQGEAFALRAWFQWDLLQKFGGKGMDGQMLGYPIVLEPVDIGKEVNFARSPYDECVKQILADCDSAYKYLPIAHRDFLVPNINDRAYAGARYWGRFDGITTRAIKAQVYLTWASPRFNPGNDLTRWDMAAKYAKEVMDFKMNTDAVSKGFTKNKAVNWFDPNFPGIIFSSRYQNANDAMERMFYPGGFQGTGSVGATQELVDAFPMKNGYPITDPKSGYDPTKPYENRDPRFYSTIFYNNAKAVKINTSNVMYTFENWLNGKDAAGPPVNSRTNYHIKKMVFMGLNFSDNSINRQPHAKFFLRWSHMVLAFAEAANQVEGPNGSKYGLSAKEAMGYLRSRDTPDGGKGFTTDPYLTEVADAGKAAFTEFIHNERRLELCFEGQRFYDLRRWSTSLDVLNKPVHMARITKNDDNTFTYDLTVPVETRSFKSAYLPIPYDEVLRMSNLVQNEGWDAWK
- a CDS encoding RagB/SusD family nutrient uptake outer membrane protein, whose amino-acid sequence is MKIKKLSTLLLASALVTVLMAACKEDFLDKSPESGLDTEEVFSKYDNFKRFFDTIYEGTKLDGTTWRDYNIKTAFSLYFNFWDQKYTLESLTDMSDMGRSMDAQVVKAGSVSAVINKMTYDQARRPVLGSMFQIIRICNMSLANIDKLTGVNAEDINDFKGQSHFIRAFAHFTLFRLWGAMPYLTTVIGPDDQWDVARLSKRETLLRIAADMDSAATFFAKADLMRRDPGPGVAGHLNSPNQFRPGGVAAKAMKGRALLYAASPLNNEQGIKDWEAAAAANWEAIKIAESFGFDLLSLADYKKNYIGTTYSNEQLWAWYAGTKTYNTGDLAGLNNGIFGASKTSFSGESPTQNTVDKFETKWGEPLNTAADRQAAIAAGHYNDQDPYANRDPRFYIDIIYNTAPVPGYGKAQIYYETVNGAANYGQLLDQSYAGITKTGYYLRKTWGEQSVNNKTTPQYTDPIIRLGELYLNYAEAANEAYGPNGMAPGASMTALQALNKIRKRAEMPDVLDAYTGSKDALRERIKNERTIELCFEGSHYYHDIRRWKDAPEVMTSTLIGMDIEKVPVSKTYPTGFKYIRQPLPATRQVKWKDAMYYFPFNTDDTYKMKNFTPNVVW